Part of the Halomarina litorea genome is shown below.
TTCACCGCCGCCAGCGGGGAGTCGCTGGTCGCCCGGCCGCAGGAGCGCACGGACCACTCGACGCCCTCCAGTTCGGGCGTCGCCGTCTCCCTGTTCCTCTCGCTCGACGCCTTCGCACCCCACGAGCGGTTCCGCGACGTCGCGGAGCGGACGCTGGAGACGAACGCGCAACTGGTCGAGTCGAACCCGCTCGGGCACGCCGGCCTCGCCCTCGCCGCCGACGAGTTCCGCGCGGGTCACGTCGAACTCACCGTCGCCGCCGACGCCCTGCCCGACGACTGGCGCGAGGCGGTCGGCCGGACCTACCTCCCGCGCCGCCTGCTGACCGTGCGCCCGCCGACGGCGGACGGACTGGGCGAGTGGCTGGACAAACTGGGGCTGGACGAGGCACCGCCCATCTGGGCCGGACGGGAGGCGCGGAACGGACCGACCGTCTACCTCTGCGAGGACTTCACCTGCTCGCCACCGCAGTCTGACATCGAGGACGCCCTCGACTGGCGGGGGAGCGACGAGTAGTCCGGTCACGCCCGCCCGGGGAGACGCGGCGGGCGACTGAACAGGCCGTCGGCGACGAGTGCGGCACCGACGAGGGAGGCGGCGGTCAGCGCACTCCGCGTCGGGACCGGGAGGAACTGACTGGCCACGAGGGCGAGATAGAACGCCGCCGGGATGGCCGCCAGCAGGTGGTCGTAGCGCGTAAGCGAGGGTAGTCGACTGACGATGCCCGTGTCGGTGTCGTCACTCCCGGACATAGGACTCACCTCGGCGTCACCTTTCGACGCTCGGGAGAAAAAACCTGACGCCGGTGGCGCCCGGGCCCTACCGTTCGCCGCGGAGGTGTTCCGCGACGAACACCGCGATGGGCACGTCCGCGTCCTCGACGAAGCGGAGCTGCTCCTCCCCAGCGCGTTCGACCACCACGGTCGGGATGAACTCGATGCCGTACTCCTCGACGCCGGGGCCGACCTTCTCGCCGTCCTCCTTCTCGACGGGGAAGTGCTCGATGCGGTCGTCGCTCACGTCGGCGGCGTCGAGGGCGGCGGCGAAATCCGGTAACTGCTTCCGACAGTCCTTGCACCAGTCGCCGCCCCACACCTTGTACGTCACGTCGTCGTGTTCGCGGAGGGTTTCGACGGTGTCCTCGTACGCGCCGGCCGTCCAGACCGGGTTGGGCGACATGGTCTCCAGTTGCATTACCCCCGATTGCCGACCGAACGGTTTAACGCCGACGTTCGCGGCGTATCCTCCTCACGCCTCCTCGTCTCGGCTGAGGCGGTCGCGCAGGGCGGTCAGGAGCAGGTGACGGTGACAGCGCTTCGAGTCGCCCTCGAAACAGACGAGCACGAGGTCCTCGCCGTCCCGCAGGCGTGCGTCGAGCGCGTCGAGGGCGTCCCGCGCCTCCGGGGAGTCGAGGTGGTCGCGGTAGCGGTCCTCGAAGCCCACCTCCTCCCACGCGGCGTTGTGCGCGCCCTCGTCGCACATCCCGGCCATCTTCAGGTCCTCGTAGCGGGTCTTCGTCTCGTCGAGGAGGGATTCTGGTGGACCGAGCGCGGGGACGTTCTCGTCGGTCAGCGCGTGGAACCACCCCGGCGGGCGTCGGACGACGCCGACGAGCGTCGCGTCCGGGAACGAGACGAGGTCGTGCTGGATGGCGGCGGCGTACGTCTCTTCGACGCTCCCTCCCTCGGTGTCGGTCCCGGCCGCTCCGTCGGTCATGTGGTGGTCGAGTCGGTGTCCCCACAAAGGTCTGTCGCCGCCGTGCGCTCGCCGTACACCGGGTTGCGGGCTTCGCCACGCCTTTACTGGCGCGGGAGGTAGGCCGGGCATGGACGACAGCGTCCTCGACACGGTCGGCTCGCCGCTGGTCCGGGTGGCCTCGCCGCCCGGCGCGACGGTGGCCGCGAAAGTGGAGTCGCGAAACCCCGGCGGGAGCGCGAAGGACCGCCCCGCGCTGGCGATGGTCGAGGCCGCCGAGGACGACGGCATCCTCGAACCGGGCGACAGCATCGTCGAGGCGACGAGCGGCAACACCGGCATCGGCATCGCGATGGTCGCCGCCGCGAAGGGCTACGACTGCACCATCGTCATGCCGGCCTCGAAGTCGCCCGAGCGCCAGCGCATCATGCGAGCGTACGGCGCGACGCTCGAACTCGTCGAGGGGACCATCTCGGACGCGAACGACCTCGCGGACCAGCTAGCCGAACAGGGGATGGTCCAGCTCTCGCAGTTCGACAACCCGGCGAACCCGGAGGCCCACTACCACACCACGGGCCCCGAAATCCTCGACCAGGTGGGCGACCGCTCCATCGACGCCCTCGTCGCCGGCGTCGGGACGGGCGGCACCATCTCCGGTATCGCTCGCCGCCTCCGCGAGGAACACCCCGACCTGGAGGTGGTCGCAGTCGAACCCGACGACAACGCGCCCCTCTCGGGGGGCGAGATGGGCGGCGACCGCTTCCAGGGGATGGGGCCGGGGTTCGTCTCGCCGAACCTCGACACCGACCTCGTGGACTCGGTGGAGACCGTCTCGCTCGAAGCCGCTGAGGAGGAGTGTCGCCGCCTCGCCAGCGAGGAGGGACTGCTGGTCGGCCAGTCGAGCGGCGCGTCGAACGTCGCCGCCCGCCGGGTGGCCGCCCGCCTCGCCGACCCGGACGCCGACTGCCCCGAGACACCGGACGCCCCGGAACCGGACCGCGACTCCGAGCAGTTGCCACTCTCGCCGGAGGCGCGGGGCGAGGGGACCGACGGCGGGTCGGCGCAGAGAGGCGACGAGGACTCCGACGACGGCGAGTGCCCCCTCGTCGTGACGGTGTTCTGGGACAGCGGCGAGCGCTACATGTCGACGGGGCTGTTCGACTGAGCGCCCGCTCCGACCTGTTCTTCCAGCACGCGCGACCGGCTACGGAGCAACGTCCGCAGGTGGTCCGCGTCCGCGACTGTGTTCAACTCTCCGTTCGGGAGGCGCTCGGCGAGCGACCGGGCGTCCGCGACCGGGACGTTCGTGTCGCGGTCGCCGTGCCAGCACCGGACGGGGGGTCCGATTCCGTCGAGCAGGTCCGTCCACGGCTGTTCGAGCAGGCGGAACTCCTCGACCGCTCCGGCGGCGCCGCCGGCGAACGCCTCGACGAAGTCCCGGCGGACCACCTCGGCAGCGTCGGCCGGGACCGCCCCGCACCCGCCGGTCGTGTACTGCGAGACGACGGCCGACGGCGAGGTCCGCGCCGCGACCCACGCCTGCCCGCGGAACAGCGCCCTGAGGACCGGGGGCGTGCACTCGGCCATCGTCGCCAGTGCGCGCTGGACTGCGGGTGGGTTCTCCCGGCGCAGCGACGGCGGGACGGCTCCGGCGACGACGTCGACCTCACGGACACGCTCGGGGCGAGTCGCGGCGGCGGCCAGCGCGTGTGGCCCACCACCTGAGACCCCGACCAGCCCCGCCCGCGGGATGCCGGCGTCGTCCAGCACCGCGGCGACGAACTCGCCGGTATCCGTCAGTTCCCGTCGGCACCACGGCGGGGAACGCCCGTAGCCCGGCCGGTCGATGGCGAGGAGGCGGACGCCGAGGCGCGTCGCGTCTGCGTCGAACAGCGACCCGAGTAGGCGGGACCCGGGCGTCCCGTGGAGGAAGACCACCGGCGAACCGTCAGGGGGACCGTACTCCGTGTAGGCGACGTCGGGACGTCCGGCGACGGGGGCCGACCGGAGAACCGCCGCCGCCCGCGGCCCCGACTGTCGTGTCGTGTGCTCTGCCATCGAGGGGGGTTTCCGGCGCCAGCCACGAGTACCCGGCGCCGAACCTGTGCGGTGATTTATCCGATACCGGGCGCGACTCCCTGCCCGTGAGACGAGTCACCTTCGCCGTCGCCTACCCGCCCGATCTGCGCCACCCGCTACACTGCCGGTTGCTGGACGCGGACGGGGCGGAACGGGCGGAGCTACTGACCTGGGGGCCGACGGCGAATGTGACGGCGCTCCTCTGGGTCGACGGCGGGCGGGCGGTGGCCCGTGACCTCCTCGGGGCCGTTGGATCGCTCACGACGGCGCAGTTCGTCGCCGGCGACGGCGGAACCTACGCGTTCGTCCACCAGCGCGAGTACGGGTTCGACGACGCCGTGATGGCCCTCGTCTCGCGCTCCCGAGTGGCGTTCCTCCCGCCGGTGACGTTCCTCGATGGCGGGGTCGTCGAGTTCGATGCGGCCGGCGAGTCGGGCGCCCTGAGCGAGTTCTACGAGGGCCTGGACGAACTCGGATCCGTGACCGTCGAGCGGGTCGGTGACGTCGAGCGCGGCCGGACGGCGCACCCGGAACGTCTCACCGACAGGCAGCGGTCGGCGCTGGAGACGGCCGTCGCCGCGGGCTACTACGACGTCCCCCGGACGGGGAGCGTCAGGGAGGTGGCCGCGGAACTCGACTGTGCGGCGAGTACTGCCGGGGAGCTCCTTCGGAAGGCGGAAGCGGCCGTCGTTAGCGGGTACGTCGGGGTGGCGTAGCGGTCAGTCCAGCCGATCCGCGACGGCCTCCAACTGTGCTCGTCGCTCGGCCAGCGCCCCGTCCCGGAGGTCGACCTCCGCGTCCGTGGGGCAGGCCACCTCCGGGACTCCCGTGGTGTTCCCGTCCTCGTCGAGGGCGACGAAGGTGAAGAAAGAACTCGTCGTCTCGCGGTCCGGTTGGTCGCTCCGGGGGTTCTCCGCGTGGACGTCAACCTTCACGTCGAGGCTGGTCCGGCCCGTTGAGAAGACGTACCCCTCCACGACGACCACCTCGCCGAGTTCGATGGGCGAGATGAAGTCCACGTGGTCCATCGAGGCGGTGACGACCTGGTTGCTGGCGAAGCGCATCGCGGCGACGGCGCCGCAGATGTCCATCCAGTTCAGGACGGCACCCCCCAGCGCGCGTCCGAGGTTGTTCGTGTCGTTGGGCAGGAGGATTTCGGTCATCTCCGTGTACGAGTCGAGCAGTGGGACCGCGTCCATACTCGGGACTCGCCGCCCCCTCGGTTAGCCTTCACGGGTCGCCGGGACCGCGCTTCGCTCCACGGGTCCCGAAAACAACTGCTCGTCGGTGGACTCGCTGGGGTGAACTGGACGATTTATATTCATCCGCTCCATACCTGAACCGTTCTGTGTGATGGCCGACGCCGACCGACGGCGGGAGCGCCGCGTCCGGCGCACACCCGGCCCGAGTCTCACAGTCCGGAATCATCTCGAAACACGCGCGAACCAACAGAGCAGTGGAGTCGCCCACCTGACCGGACGAGTACGTCGTCGAGGTGGACGGTAGTGAGAACGTCAGCGATGCCGCCGTGGAGGCGCTGGCGGCCGTGAGCGACGAGACGTCGCCGTCGCTCCACGACATCGTCGACCCGGACGCGCTCGACTCGCTGTTCGCCCCGCGGTTCGGCGGCACGAAGCGCGAGGGGGGTTCGTGGTGTTCGACCACGAGGAATACCGCTTCGTCGTCGACAGCGCCGCCGGCGTGAGCGTCCGCCGTCGCGCGTAGTGCGGCACTTTTCGACTGCGATACTGGTATCAAGCCGGAGTTGGTACCGGAGGACAATGAGCGAGCAGGCCACTGAACGTGGCAGCGTCCGCGTCGTGGGAACCGCCCACGTCTCTGCGGACAGCGTCGAGGAGGTCGAGCGGGTCATCGAGAGCGAGCGCCCGGACGTCGTGGCCGTCGAACTGGACGAGGGCCGTTACCGACAGATGAAGGGCGACGGTCCCGAGGACCTCGACGCCGGCGACCTGCTCCGGGGTAACACCGTCTTTCAGTTTCTCGCGTACTGGATGCTCTCGTACGTCCAGGCGCGCCTCGGCGACGAGTTCGACATCAAACCCGGCGCGGACATGCTCGCGGCGGTCGAGACCGCAGAGGAACACGGCCTCGACGTGGCGCTCGTCGACCGCGACATCCAGGTAACCATCCAGCGCTTCTGGGCGCGGCTCACCGGGACGGAGAAACTGAAGCTCGTCGGCGGACTGGCGATGAGCGTCGCCCCGCCGACGCAGGTGGGGGCGATGGTCGGCGCGGCCGCCGGCCTCTTCGTCGGCCTCCTCGCCGGGACCGTCGGCGCTGGGTTCCTCGGTCTGAACACTCTCGCCGCCGCGCTCGGGTCGAGCGCGGGCGTACTCGGCGGCCTCGTCGCCGGCGTCGGCATCGCGCTCCTCCTGCTCGTGTTCGTCGGGGGGCTGCTCCCCGGCGACTTCCTGACGCGGGCGGTGACGAGCCTCGTCGTCGGCCTCACCCTCGGCGTCGGCCTGTGGGTCACCGGCGGCCTCGCCGTCGGCCCGGTCGACCTCTCGGCCGACGCGCTGGCGACGCTCGGTCGCGGGTCGGCGACGCTCCTCGTCGGCGTCGGCCTGAGCGTCCTCTTTCTCGCGTCGGTCGGGACCCTGCTCGGGGCGGCCCTCGCTGCGAGCCTCGACTCCGAGGCCGCCGAGTACGAGGACTTCGACATGTCGTCGCTGACCGACCGGGACGTGGTGAGTGTGATGATGGAGGAGTTCCGGCGGTTCTCGCCGGGCGGGGCGGAGGCGCTCATCGACGAGCGGGACGCCTACATCGCCCACAACCTCGTCTCCCTGCGCGAGTCGGGCAAGCACGTCGTCGCCGTCGTCGGCGCGGGCCACCGCGCGGGCATCGAGCGCTACCTCGAGAACCCGGAGACGCTCCCGCCGATGGACTCCATCTCCGGGCGGACCGCGGGCAAGCGCTTCTCGCTGTACAAGGTGTTCGGCTACCTGTTCACCGTCGGCTTCGCCGTCGCCTTCCTCCTGCTGGCGATGGCGGGCGCACAGAACCGCTTCCTGCTGGAGCTGTTCGTCGCGTGGTTCCTGTTCAACGGCGTCTTCGCGTTCGGGCTGGCCCGCCTCGCGGGCGCCCACTGGACGAGCGCGGGCGTCGGCGGGGCAATCGCGTGGCTCACGAGCGTCAACCCGCTGCTCGCGCCGGGATGGTTCGCGGGCTACGTCGAACTGCGCTACACGGAGGTGAACGTCGCCGACGTCTCCACGCTCAACGACCTCCTGAAGGACGAGGAGGCACCCCTCGGCGACCTCGTCGCCCGGATGCGGGCCGTCCCCCTGTTTCGCCTCATCCTCGTCGTCGCGCTGACGAACGTGGGCAGCATGATCGCGAGCGTCCTCTTCCCGTTCGTCGTCCTCCCGTACCTCTCACAGGACGTGGGGAGCATCGCGGGCGTCGTCGACCTGATGGTACAGGGCGCGCGAAACAGCATCGACCTCATCCTGAACGCGCTATGAACGTCAGATTCAGCTCCCGCGAACTGCTGGACCTCGCGATAGCGTGGGTCGCCCTCGGCATCGCGTTCTCGTTCTTCCTCCAGCGGAGCCTCGCGACCGGACTGCTCGCCGGGCGCTTCCCGGCGGGCGAGGCGCTCGTGACTCTCGCGCTCTCGATGGCGACGGTGGGCGTCGGCTTCCTGCTCCACGAACTCGCGCACAAGGTGGTCGCCATCCGATTCGGCCAGATAGCGGAGTTCCGCGCCGACTACGGGATGCTCGCGCTCGCCATCGGGGCGGGGCTGGCGGGCTTCCTCTTCGCCGCGCCGGGGGCGGTCTACCACGGCGGCCGGCGCGTCACGGCCCGACAGAACGGCCTCATCGCCCTCGCGGGGCCGCTGACGAACGTCGTCCTCGTCGGCCTGTTCGTCCCCCTGCTGTTCGTCGGCCCGCTGGCGGCGGTGGGGCGCCTCGGCGTCGCCATCAACGCCCTGCTCGCCGGGTTCAACATGATTCCGTTCGGCCCGCTCGACGGGAAGAAGGTCCTCAGCTGGTCGAAGGCCGTCTTCGCCGCGTCGTTCCTGCTGTGTGCCGGCCTCGCCGCGTTCGGCCTCCTGTTCGTCGGACTGATCTGACCGCGGGGAA
Proteins encoded:
- a CDS encoding DUF488 domain-containing protein, translated to MTDGAAGTDTEGGSVEETYAAAIQHDLVSFPDATLVGVVRRPPGWFHALTDENVPALGPPESLLDETKTRYEDLKMAGMCDEGAHNAAWEEVGFEDRYRDHLDSPEARDALDALDARLRDGEDLVLVCFEGDSKRCHRHLLLTALRDRLSRDEEA
- a CDS encoding acyl-CoA thioesterase, which codes for MDAVPLLDSYTEMTEILLPNDTNNLGRALGGAVLNWMDICGAVAAMRFASNQVVTASMDHVDFISPIELGEVVVVEGYVFSTGRTSLDVKVDVHAENPRSDQPDRETTSSFFTFVALDEDGNTTGVPEVACPTDAEVDLRDGALAERRAQLEAVADRLD
- a CDS encoding TraB/GumN family protein yields the protein MSEQATERGSVRVVGTAHVSADSVEEVERVIESERPDVVAVELDEGRYRQMKGDGPEDLDAGDLLRGNTVFQFLAYWMLSYVQARLGDEFDIKPGADMLAAVETAEEHGLDVALVDRDIQVTIQRFWARLTGTEKLKLVGGLAMSVAPPTQVGAMVGAAAGLFVGLLAGTVGAGFLGLNTLAAALGSSAGVLGGLVAGVGIALLLLVFVGGLLPGDFLTRAVTSLVVGLTLGVGLWVTGGLAVGPVDLSADALATLGRGSATLLVGVGLSVLFLASVGTLLGAALAASLDSEAAEYEDFDMSSLTDRDVVSVMMEEFRRFSPGGAEALIDERDAYIAHNLVSLRESGKHVVAVVGAGHRAGIERYLENPETLPPMDSISGRTAGKRFSLYKVFGYLFTVGFAVAFLLLAMAGAQNRFLLELFVAWFLFNGVFAFGLARLAGAHWTSAGVGGAIAWLTSVNPLLAPGWFAGYVELRYTEVNVADVSTLNDLLKDEEAPLGDLVARMRAVPLFRLILVVALTNVGSMIASVLFPFVVLPYLSQDVGSIAGVVDLMVQGARNSIDLILNAL
- a CDS encoding PLP-dependent cysteine synthase family protein; translated protein: MDDSVLDTVGSPLVRVASPPGATVAAKVESRNPGGSAKDRPALAMVEAAEDDGILEPGDSIVEATSGNTGIGIAMVAAAKGYDCTIVMPASKSPERQRIMRAYGATLELVEGTISDANDLADQLAEQGMVQLSQFDNPANPEAHYHTTGPEILDQVGDRSIDALVAGVGTGGTISGIARRLREEHPDLEVVAVEPDDNAPLSGGEMGGDRFQGMGPGFVSPNLDTDLVDSVETVSLEAAEEECRRLASEEGLLVGQSSGASNVAARRVAARLADPDADCPETPDAPEPDRDSEQLPLSPEARGEGTDGGSAQRGDEDSDDGECPLVVTVFWDSGERYMSTGLFD
- a CDS encoding alpha/beta fold hydrolase translates to MAEHTTRQSGPRAAAVLRSAPVAGRPDVAYTEYGPPDGSPVVFLHGTPGSRLLGSLFDADATRLGVRLLAIDRPGYGRSPPWCRRELTDTGEFVAAVLDDAGIPRAGLVGVSGGGPHALAAAATRPERVREVDVVAGAVPPSLRRENPPAVQRALATMAECTPPVLRALFRGQAWVAARTSPSAVVSQYTTGGCGAVPADAAEVVRRDFVEAFAGGAAGAVEEFRLLEQPWTDLLDGIGPPVRCWHGDRDTNVPVADARSLAERLPNGELNTVADADHLRTLLRSRSRVLEEQVGAGAQSNSPVDM
- a CDS encoding metalloprotease; translated protein: MNVRFSSRELLDLAIAWVALGIAFSFFLQRSLATGLLAGRFPAGEALVTLALSMATVGVGFLLHELAHKVVAIRFGQIAEFRADYGMLALAIGAGLAGFLFAAPGAVYHGGRRVTARQNGLIALAGPLTNVVLVGLFVPLLFVGPLAAVGRLGVAINALLAGFNMIPFGPLDGKKVLSWSKAVFAASFLLCAGLAAFGLLFVGLI
- a CDS encoding helix-turn-helix domain-containing protein; the protein is MRRVTFAVAYPPDLRHPLHCRLLDADGAERAELLTWGPTANVTALLWVDGGRAVARDLLGAVGSLTTAQFVAGDGGTYAFVHQREYGFDDAVMALVSRSRVAFLPPVTFLDGGVVEFDAAGESGALSEFYEGLDELGSVTVERVGDVERGRTAHPERLTDRQRSALETAVAAGYYDVPRTGSVREVAAELDCAASTAGELLRKAEAAVVSGYVGVA
- a CDS encoding thioredoxin, whose protein sequence is MQLETMSPNPVWTAGAYEDTVETLREHDDVTYKVWGGDWCKDCRKQLPDFAAALDAADVSDDRIEHFPVEKEDGEKVGPGVEEYGIEFIPTVVVERAGEEQLRFVEDADVPIAVFVAEHLRGER
- a CDS encoding HalOD1 output domain-containing protein, encoding MDGSENVSDAAVEALAAVSDETSPSLHDIVDPDALDSLFAPRFGGTKREGGSWCSTTRNTASSSTAPPA